Proteins encoded by one window of Anopheles maculipalpis chromosome 2RL, idAnoMacuDA_375_x, whole genome shotgun sequence:
- the LOC126568520 gene encoding mpv17-like protein, producing the protein MATLLKAFGRFFTKHPLAGNGLVYGTLYVGAEFSQQTITRKFLNDPPQALDQPTLARYAVMGTFIYSPILYNWYKWLDKTFPGTTKRIIVKKLLLDQFVLTPPLLVIFFTGMSLMERQTSITEECRQKFVPTFARSCLFWIPAQTLNFVLVPPKFRVVYVGSCAFAWVNILCWVKRQKMINSN; encoded by the exons ATGGCAACGCTGCTGAAAGCTTTTGGTCGCTTCTTTACGAAGCATCCTTTGGCGGGAAATGGGCTCGTGTATGGTACACTGTATGTCGGGGCAGAATTTTCGCAACAAACAATTACGCGAAAATTCTTG AATGACCCTCCCCAGGCCCTCGATCAGCCCACGCTTGCGCGATACGCCGTAATGGGCACATTCATTTACTCACCAATACTGTACAACTG GTACAAGTGGTTGGATAAAACCTTCCCCGGCACTACCAAACGAATAATCGTGAAGAAACTGCTGCTGGATCAGTTTGTGCTAACACCTCCACTATTAGTTATATTCTTTACCG GAATGTCCCTGATGGAACGACAAACATCAATCACCGAAGAGTGCCGCCAAAAATTTGTGCCCACTTTCGCACGATCTTGCCTGTTTTGGATTCCTGCCCAAACACTCAACTTTGTGCTCGTGCCACCAAAATTTCGCGTTGTCTACGTCGGATCCTGTGCCTTCGCTTGGGTGAATATTTTGTGCTGGGTTAAGCGCCAGAAGATGATTAATTCTAATTAA